The genomic region TACTCCTTTACGAAATTGCTCTTTAAATTCCTCTTTACTTGTGAACATCTTTTTTCCCCCTAATTTGTTCTTGCCATGTAAATATCATGGATGCATATGGTGCAATAATAACAGGTATAAAATATTCTTTACCAAGCACATTTTCTTTTATTGCTTGAATTGGCTCTTTGTTAAACTTATTGCCTCCCGAATAAATCCCCTTATCACTATTTATTGCTTCTGTATATAAACCCTCTTTTACTACTGGAATCTTATACCCATTGTGATAATTTCCAGTAAAATTCATAACTACAACTACTCTTTGCCCTAATTTATCACGTCTTTCATAAGCAAAAACACTTTGTTGATTGTCATCTACTACTAACCATTCAAAACCTTCCATATAATAATCATATTCATACATACAAGGATTATGAAGTACAAATTGTTGTAATTCTCGAATGTATCGATGAAATGAGTCATGTACTGGATATTCTAAAATATTCCAACCTAATGACATTGATTCATCCCACTCTTTATATTCACCCAACTCATTTCCCATAAAGTTTAACTTTTTACCAGGATGACTATACATATACATATATAGTGTTTTTAGTTGTGCTAACTTTTGACTATAATCTCCATGTATTTTATCAATAACCGTTCCTTTTGAATGAACTACCTCATCATGAGAGAATGGTAAAATATAGTTTTCTCCATAAAAGTAAGCCATTGAAAAAGTCATCAAATGATGATGATATTGACGATGTACTGGATCTAATGACATATATTTAAGTGTGTCATTCATCCAACCTAAATCCCATTTATAATCAAAGCCTAATCCACCATCCTGACTAGAACGTGTAACCTTTGGATAATCTGTTGAATCCTCCGCAATTAAAATAGCTCTAGGTACTCTTTCATTTAGTTTATATGACATACGTTTCATAAACTCAATAGCACCTCTATTTTCACCATTTTCTTTATTCCCTTTATAATAAATCAAATGACTAACTGCATCAAATCGAATTCCATCAAAATGATAAACATCAATCCAAAAATGAACTGCTGACATCATAAAACTACGAACTTCTTCTCTACCCAAATCAAAATATACACTATCCCATTCGCTATAGCGTAAACTCATATCAGGATACTCATACACACAACCACCATCAAACTCCACTAAACCATGGATATCTTTTACAAAGTGAACTGGTACAAAATCCATAATCACTCCTACACCAGCTTGATGACAAGCATCAATAAATGCCATTAATTGTTGTGGTTTTCCATAACGACTAGTTGCACTAAAATAACCTGTTGATTGATATCCCCAAGAACCATCAAAAGGATGTTCTAACAAAGGCATCAATTCAATATGGGTATAACC from Tannockella kyphosi harbors:
- the glgB gene encoding 1,4-alpha-glucan branching protein GlgB translates to MLDRFLVQMFHEGQCLEAYKIFGAHPMNHENKQGVRFCVYAPNAKKVAVVGEFNNWEVDTHCLEKKSEGIWEVFVAGVAIDCVYKYAITTSYDQVIYKSDPYAFSSEVRPHSASVVADVNSYQWDDAGWLENQDKLFDKKLTIYEMHFGSWKMKEEPTIEEDGIFFNYDELIDKIIPYVIKMGYTHIELMPLLEHPFDGSWGYQSTGYFSATSRYGKPQQLMAFIDACHQAGVGVIMDFVPVHFVKDIHGLVEFDGGCVYEYPDMSLRYSEWDSVYFDLGREEVRSFMMSAVHFWIDVYHFDGIRFDAVSHLIYYKGNKENGENRGAIEFMKRMSYKLNERVPRAILIAEDSTDYPKVTRSSQDGGLGFDYKWDLGWMNDTLKYMSLDPVHRQYHHHLMTFSMAYFYGENYILPFSHDEVVHSKGTVIDKIHGDYSQKLAQLKTLYMYMYSHPGKKLNFMGNELGEYKEWDESMSLGWNILEYPVHDSFHRYIRELQQFVLHNPCMYEYDYYMEGFEWLVVDDNQQSVFAYERRDKLGQRVVVVMNFTGNYHNGYKIPVVKEGLYTEAINSDKGIYSGGNKFNKEPIQAIKENVLGKEYFIPVIIAPYASMIFTWQEQIRGKKDVHK